The DNA region CGGCATAGCCGCCCGCCACGATGCCAATCCGCTGCTCGCCTTTCGCCCGGTAGCGGCTGCCGTAGCCCACCGCGTCACCGGCCTTCAGCGTCTGCACGCCAATGATCTCGCTGCGCAGGGTCATCACCGGCCTCAGGCCGCTGTTGGCAATATCCTGCCACTGGCCTGAGGGCGATGCGCCGTACAGAACGATCCCCGGACGCACCCAGTTATAGTGCGCCTCGGGATGCCACAGCGTGGCCGCCGAGTTCGACAGCGAGCGCGGGCAGTCCAGCCCCTCTGCCGCCTGCTCGATGCGGACCATGGCATCGACAATGCCGTCCGGTTTTTCCGCATCGGCGAAGTGAGCCATCAGCGTCATTTCGCCCACGTTTTTCAGGGCGCGCAGCTGCTGCCACACCGTATGCACCCGCTCAGGCTGAAAGCCCAGGCGGTTCATGCCGCTGTTCACCTTGAGATAGATATCCAGCGGCGCGTGGAGCTTCGCGTCCTGAATCGCCTTAATCTGCCAGTTGCTGTGAACGCTGGTGGTCAGACGGTACTTGTCGAGCAGAGGCAGATCGTCGGCGTGGAAGAAGCCCTCCAGCAGCAGTATCGGCCCTTTCCAGCCGCGCTCGCGCAGCAGAATAGCCTCTTCCAGATTCAGTAGCGCAAAGCCGTCGGTGGCGCTCAGCGCGCTCCAGATACGGTCAATGCCGTGTCCGTAGGCATTGGCCTTCACCACCGACCAGACGCGTGCGCCGGGTGCTGCCCGGCGAACAATTTGCAGGTTATCCTTCAGGGCCTGCAGGTTCAGCTGGGCCAGAACGGGACGGGACATGACAACTCCTTAGCTATGCGCGCCGTGCAGGTGCTGTGGACGCGACGGCGTAAACCCCGATTGATAGCGCGCGGCACTTAAATCGTCAAACGGAATGGCCGGCGTGCGCCCGGAGATCA from Enterobacter chengduensis includes:
- the dadX gene encoding catabolic alanine racemase DadX, whose translation is MSRPVLAQLNLQALKDNLQIVRRAAPGARVWSVVKANAYGHGIDRIWSALSATDGFALLNLEEAILLRERGWKGPILLLEGFFHADDLPLLDKYRLTTSVHSNWQIKAIQDAKLHAPLDIYLKVNSGMNRLGFQPERVHTVWQQLRALKNVGEMTLMAHFADAEKPDGIVDAMVRIEQAAEGLDCPRSLSNSAATLWHPEAHYNWVRPGIVLYGASPSGQWQDIANSGLRPVMTLRSEIIGVQTLKAGDAVGYGSRYRAKGEQRIGIVAGGYADGYPRIAPTGTPVWVDGVRTGTVGTVSMDMLAVDLTPCPQAGIGSPVELWGNEIKIDDVAAAAGTVGYELMCALAPRVPVVTV